One segment of Erigeron canadensis isolate Cc75 chromosome 2, C_canadensis_v1, whole genome shotgun sequence DNA contains the following:
- the LOC122589060 gene encoding uncharacterized protein LOC122589060 — MSLILTSSNTNLIIQTSLSLILTLIFTFIKISSFFLHGLHTYIHPDDVTPPNPNSNGIKAAIRRPGDPPELRPRKKNHNKFEFDENKAQIFRLKLTHNQLQSRLYFDQFNGLFNFIIVACFSLLIHIYLPVVSIGGSKSSSGVLLNGTLIPILLGFFGICRIAFVSVKVSLERSASKNLDKNLSVLVGFLGTLFGFLIVSEVIPNWVFDFGIKFESLDGFAKFCVSVLMGFLAGILYVPATKSARSYWLGTDQIRCNLSMIYCGWFGRMLLYVSYLLTVFSSLLWIGPFADLLVNKNIKMKNVKHTNNLVGNVGMSRSDFENFRLCCLLATGILQMLSLRANLQMFLNEAVLSWYQRLHASKVPDLDYSRAKVFLHNHYLCLAGIQFFSPPALVLLFLGLSRINDNVLDHFPALCNLVPCSALVKEMGVFMGWWVVLVSGVFVSVNLALYRQGIMYVS; from the coding sequence ATGTCATTAATcttaacatcatcaaacacTAATCTCATTATCCAAACATCATTATCACTAATCCTAACACTAATCTTCACATTCATCAAGATCtcatctttctttcttcatgGTCTTCACACATACATCCACCCTGATGACGTCACTCCCCCAAACCCAAATTCAAATGGTATCAAAGCTGCAATAAGAAGACCCGGTGACCCACCCGAATTAAGACCCAGAAAGAAAAACCATAACAAATTTGAATTTGATGAAAATAAAGCTCAGATCTTTAGGCTTAAACTGACCCATAATCAATTACAATCAAGGCTTTATTTTGATCAGTTTAATGGgctttttaatttcattattgtTGCTTGTTTTTCATtgttgatacatatatatttgcCTGTTGTATCTATAGGTGGGTCTAAATCATCATCTGGGGTTCTGTTAAATGGGACTTTGATTCCAATTTTGTTAGGATTTTTTGGAATTTGTAGGATTGCTTTTGTAAGTGTTAAAGTTTCTTTAGAAAGATCTGCTTCTAAGAATCTTGATAAGAATTTGAGTGTTTTAGTTGGATTTTTAGGGACCCTTTTTGGGTTTTTGATTGTTTCTGAAGTTATTCCGAATTgggtatttgattttgggataaagtttgaatctttagATGGTTTTGCTAAGTTTTGTGTTTCGGTGTTGATGGGGTTTTTAGCTGGGATTTTGTATGTTCCTGCCACGAAAAGTGCTCGTTCTTATTGGCTTGGAACAGATCAGATTCGTTGTAATTTGTCGATGATTTATTGTGGATGGTTTGGGAGAATGTTGCTTTATGTTAGCTACTTATTGACTGTGTTTTCTTCACTGCTTTGGATTGGTCCTTTTGCTGATCTTTTGGTTAACAAGAACATTAAGATGAAGAACGTTAAGCATACGAATAATTTAGTTGGCAATGTGGGTATGTCAAGATCGGATTTTGAGAACTTTAGGCTGTGTTGTTTGTTAGCTACTGGAATTTTGCAAATGTTAAGTTTGCGGGCAAATTTGCAAATGTTTTTAAATGAAGCAGTTTTGTCATGGTACCAGAGATTGCATGCTAGCAAGGTTCCGGATTTGGATTACAGTAGAGCGAAAGTGTTCTTGCATAATCATTACTTATGCCTTGCTGGGATACAGTTCTTCTCACCTCCTGCATTGGTACTACTCTTTCTTGGATTATCTAGAATAAATGATAATGTCCTTGATCATTTTCCAGCTTTGTGTAATCTGGTCCCGTGCTCTGCTTTGGTTAAAGAAATGGGTGTGTTTATGGGCTGGTGGGTGGTTTTGGTTTCGGGTGTATTTGTTTCAGTGAACCTTGCGTTATATCGACAGGGGATTATGTATGTTTCTTGA
- the LOC122590135 gene encoding uncharacterized protein LOC122590135: MDVNKTARNGYRWTNDKHLRFLKSVEASFVKTMMANGDSRNLPMDRDVPDSCESTLDAKEMTSTKRRKRHFSTDTLEASISIDRKVRRLSEFHPSSHDDQVVPQIKHLKTEDDDQNWTSSP, encoded by the exons ATGGATGTTAATAAAACAGCTCGAAATGGGTATCGATGGACGAACGATAAGCACCTTCGGTTTTTGAAATCCGTCGAGGCTTCGTTCGTAAAAACAATGATGGCGAATGGTGATAGTCGTAATCTTCCTATGGATCGAGACGTGCCCGATAGTTGTGAATCGACGTTGGACGCGAAGGAAATGACTAGTACTAAGAGACGTAAAAGGCATTTTTCGACGG aTACTTTGGAGGCCAGCATAAGCATTGACCGAAAAGTAAGAAGATTAAGCGAATTCCACCCATCCTCTCATGATGATCag GTAGTTCCGCAGATTAAACACCTTAAAACCGAAGATGATGATCAGAATTGGACAAGTTCGCCATGA